In the Glycine max cultivar Williams 82 chromosome 6, Glycine_max_v4.0, whole genome shotgun sequence genome, atttaattagTATGCATTGATCGTGTAAATTTTACACTTTTAACCAAtcacaaaatgaaattttttaaaaaagtttgagTCTTATCCTAAATGTTTTAAAGGTCACACATTTCATATATGAATTTGTTTTATGAGccaatattaattgttaatttttattaaaatgttagtgatatttgaaccaacaatttctctcttcttttcccTTCAACCTACCTTCTCAACATATACTATGAATAGTTATTGGTatgtgtataaaaattaaattctttatttttaattgcaaATGAAGTCCGTACTACTACGTATATCACctttatcaacattttttttcttaacacttagtacaaatattattaaaaccTTTTggcaacatttaaaaaatataataatatatgagtTATacacaatatttaataaaatattacaaaaatatattaataatatttatttatatttgatgacattttttaaatgttgttaaaaagttttaataatataatgaagAATAATATAACGAAGAAAGAATGAACTATAGCCAAAGATATGTCTTCAAGAACATCTAAAATTTTAAGGGTTGTTAACCCATTATTTATACTACTCTTGCATACAAATTCTAGTTTGGACTTTatggcattttttttctttgatattttgTATGAAAAATAGATGACCATGTTCACCTGTCCATTCAGCTGCTCGGCGTCTACTCGCCGCGATACTTATTCTAAAACAATATATTAGCACTTACTTACctttactaataaaataaagaaagaaacatCTTAGCCATGTTTGTATTCTTTCTATATTACTATCAAGATGTGGCAGGCCAGTGTGCGTGAGGGAACCATAAGGAGAATCATCATATCCTGAGGCCTATAATTTGAGTTCATGTTACCCTAAATTTTGTACAGGCATTTAATTAGGGAAACAAAGGATTGATGTTAGTTGTTGGATATGAATCTTCGAATGGAATTTCTATTATTGGCATAAAGTAATTGAAgcaaagagaaaagaagttgaTAATGGATGTACATGAAGTAGGAATCAATTCTAGCTCCATAATGTTTTTTCACACAGCTATTCACAGACGCTTTGCAATGAGTATAAGCCTAACCAGGGAAGGCTTATTTGCTAGAGTAGTGTTAATAAGACACTTTTTTACACCATCTTTCCAAGGTACTCTCTTCTTAGTTGACATTCATGCaagttttattagttttataaatgAGACCCATCAAATAAAGAATATAATTgaactaaataattattttgattcataaATGTGTAAACTGATGACAACTTAgtctttaaaaaacaaaaaaaaaagatttaatcttttaaatgtgtaaaattttttataattatattttaccatTAAGTTTTTATGTGACTGTTTtattattaagataaaatttcaaaagactaatttaatattaaattataaattcagtgataaatttatcattaagtaatataataacacataattattatattttttatacatttataaattaaatcagaattttcattatttcaaaaattaagttTTCACTTATTTACATAGACTAAAAACTCATTTACCCAATAAAATCCACATAATTAATTGCTGGCGTAAATCTCATCTAATAAAAacgaatatattaaaaaataatacggTAGGTTTCGATATATAGTATTAATAAGGTTTCTATTATTATCCATTTATGCAGGGATGCGATAAATCGTGGGTCGCGGGTCAGCCCTATAATTTGGGTGGGGGCTATGATTCCGTTGCAGTCTGTCACATAACAGCTTCCCCTCATAAAGCCTCTCATCCCCTGGATATGTTCTGCAATAATGCATTGGAATCATGTAAAGAAGGGCAAAAGAGGAGTTTTGTatcgaaaaaacaaaaaaacaaaataaaagtgtgAACATATACACTATATATAGTTTTCTTGAGCACATGAATAAACTTGTTTCATCTtaattagattattttaaagtatataattacgttaaatatttaaaagaaagagttttaaataattataatatttttacttgactcaaataaaaaaaatatacctatcatctataaataaatataaataaaagaaaataaaatacactcATTTTTCATTTACCGTTGAAAACTCACTTCTCTACTCTATAAAatgtgagagagaaaaatacaCGGCAGACATAGATAGAtagtaatacttttttttatacacgTGCTCAACATAATATATTCTtagtaaatttaatatttgtctaACTAAATAAAAGGTGAATCAAGTTAGTTTTTGGGATCTACATTAATAAGACTTCATTTCTATACAGTGaatataaataaactaatttcagTCATAGAAGAGAAGAAATTTGACGGTTAATATTCGaatacattaataatttattatgtgtGTACATAATATTAACTTAAATGATATTactaactttatcttttagagtAAGTTGTTACTTTAAAGGAGTTCAATtgatgtattgaaaaacaaGGTGTATCAAACAATTACTATATACTTCCTctgtactaaaataaatatattttaaatttttttacactgcataatgaaaacttataaatatataaaagttattaatctcatcaaataaatgaaatagagtatgattaatattaaattaaaaaattaagtgacATTTATTAGAGgtattagtgaaaaaaaaataattaatgttacaatTAAATACAACACTTATTTTGGAGTAATTAAATGTGACAGATGGATCTTATTAGGTGTTCAAGAAATagaatgattcttttttaatatttgtaggTTCCACAATTTTTGAGATTAGTTGCTTGTATATAAGTACACGATCCCTATTTATAATGTAATTCAAcatattttaaccaataaagtGTGTATGAAAGAGTGTGTTAGATATTTTTCTGCATGgatcaaatatttatacaagcaccatatttaaaaaattgtaagacttatatatttctatttttgtgaAAAAGTTATAATACAATGATTTGTGTTTATTTGTAGGACTCATTTAATAAGATTTGTAAAGTTGTCAGATTAAAGAGATAATGTTCTTAAATTACAAAAAGTAAATATGGATGATTTGTAATAGTGGGATCCCTTTAAGAACCTTAAAGTGAGTTGCTCGGTCGTGGATGTTCTAAGTAACTTGTACACTAATTGCATTCTCATTCCAAGAAagttatctatctatttatagaattatgATTTGTAGTTGCATTCCACGAAAGTTATATAATTGGTTGAACTTATTTTGAGAAACAATCCGGCAACAAAgatcttaaattattatttttttatcatttttataagaaatttttgaaaattaaataattatacttcCTCGGATCTTATTTAGAAGACTCAAAGTAAAAGTGATGTTTggattttcttataaaattcaaTACATTATCTTccttatgttaattatttttagtctaaAATAGCATTGATTAAAAAAGACATTGTAATAATAACACATATAGAAGAGAGATAAATGAGTATTAACGATAATGATAtcgaattttgaaaaaataataaatttaaaacatatttattattatgaactaaattaattatttttaaaatctaataaataaaataattgataattatcgtgtaaggaaaaaaatgtcttaatataattttcatgttaatttttcaatgcaacattatttattttttcacttataaTTCGTAtgaattacaaaatataaaaatgagttaaggatgatgtaacattaattttataaaattattttttgttttcttttatttattatttttttgtatgtataaaataatatgataattgtattatttttggCGGAAAGGAGTAGCACACAAGGAAGTTACAGCAAAACATGCCACAAATAAGTTCAAGTTGGATCATTTCAACACAAATTGCAGTAATATTCCCTACCTTTCAAGCATAAAGGGTCTATAAACTGCTTAAGCTTTTAGAAGGATGGTTCTTTGATATCTAGATTACTAGGGAACTGATAAATCATGTCCCCACACAATGTTTCTTAACATCGGCTAGTATATATATCCCTTCACCCCAAGCACTAGACTCACCATCTGGTTCACAAGCTGTTCTTAAACTACTACTCTAAGAACAACAAACCTTTGCTTGCGTCACACTTCTATAATCGTTTACTCTTCCACAAGGTAATCTTGTTAGTGCGTTTATAATTCATGTCACTAAGCCACAACATCAGCTTATAGCAGCCACAATGCAACTACTTATgcaactgcaatttaaaaacacagttgaatgatattgaaatttatattaagAGTAGTAAACTAGCTAGACTTGTTATCTTGACAGAGTATGCTATCACTAGGACTACAGTTCCCTATCCAAACTACTTTTATGAATTTCTTTGCATGTCGATCTTCttataaaacttaaaagcaaaacatTAGCAACACATTTTctgatatattattttgatcatattttttattaattactaattaaaattgattaaaaatcacaaaatttcatgggtttcactttttatttaaggTGTTATACTcgtgattttgtaatttttaataaattttaaccaacaaTTGAGAATGTGTTAGAAGAATAGTGTTGCTAGTATTTCTCATTGGCATGTGATTTGTAGGACACATGCACAAGAAGATTTGTGGTATATCTCTTTGCTTGCTTTAACAAGAAATGATTTAAACCAACAACAAATGCATATATTTAACAGGAAAAATGAGCTGGTCTGGAGGAGATTGGATGTGTGGTGCTTGCCAGCACATAAATTTCAAGAAAAGGGATGCATGCCAAAGTTGTGCATACCCTAAATTTGGAGGCCCTGACCCAACAACTTACAGATACAACTCGACTGAAACCTTGGCAGGGGACTGGTATTGCACTGCCATGAACTGTGGAGCTCACAACTTTGCCAGCAGATCAAGCTGCTTTAGATGTGGTGCATTGAAAGATGGTTACTCTTGTAGATTTGGGGGAAACATGGATGGCTCTGGAGGATATGGTTCTGATTGCAATTACCCTCCAGGGTGGAAAACTGGTGACTGGATTTGCACTAGGTCAGTTCACATTATCAtcatatattgttttttttaaaccatGATACTGGTGTGAAGTATTTACTAATTTTTCCGATTATTGATCTCTGCCAGAGAATCTAGTTGTGAGATCTTTTCtttcaattacatttttttcatcaacAACTCAAATTAGAGATTTTGCCTAAGGGAATCGAATCCAACTTTACCGAGACCAATAACTTGTTGGTTATCATCATGTACTTAGAGAACTGAAATAGTTTCCTTTCTATTGGTACAATTTTCTTAGCTCAATAACCCTGCATTCTGTTGCCAAGTCCTACTATCATAAAAGCCGAACAATATAGTTCAAAAGCATGCAACTAAGTTTACCCTCAAAATTAAGCTACATTTCTTCCATGTATTGAATTATTAGTACTCCTCCTTTTCTTCCCCCCAGATAGAGGGAGTTGTACTCAACCTTGCATATCACAATACATTGGTCACAAGAAAAGAGGAACAGTATTTTTGTTGGTAAAACACTGAAATGGGAGAGTAAGGACCATGTGTCCATACTCCACGAAAATAATTGAGAAAGAATAATACAAATGGTGGTCATTGGTCAACATAAAATTACTGTTTATTATATTACACAATATAAGAAATGTGAAATACATTAGATTCTTTTTCACTTATTTTCTGTGTATCAGAATTGGCTGTGGAGTGCATAACTATGCCAACAGGACAGAATGCTTCAAGTGCAAAACACCAAGAAATTTTGGtgagaataattaattaagcttAGCCTTCATCAAGTTTTTctgtaataattatttgaaaactttttacaTGTTGGTAGCAATAGCATATCCATGACACGTTTATTACCTCTATTTCAGGTGACGCAGACTAAGAGAGGCAATTTCAACCGCCACTAATGACTTTCTTCCTTCACATTTTTCTTCAGCAAACTTGTTTTCCTTAGTTAAGCTCTAGAGTAATCATGGACGAAGGTCCTTTGTTAGAATCACGGCCATGCTTTTGAAAGGGTTTCCTTTCCTTGTTTACTGCTAGATGTTTTGAAAAGAAAGTTATGAAATCCATATTATCAAtttgtcattattttattatttatcaatttgGGCATTCCTTATCCCTTGGAGTGATGAGGAAGTCATGAGTTCAAATCTTTCCTTTAGCACAACATACTAAtcgttaatatttattaataaaagaaaacttcAACATTTCACTATAAAATAAGTTGATATAAGAATGgcaaatataatatgtataaataacttaaatataataaaattcataaatttattataaatcgaGTCATATAGATCAATTAATGACTAATTGGATTGACCTCTAATTCAGTGATTTAGTATCCCATTGAGTTAATAATCAGTCTGAGTCTTATATTCATTGTTTGCTTCCGCGACTGCTCATGAATGCTTGCCTGTGAATGTCACAAACGAAGGCAGAGAATGTGAGAGATAGAAGGAAAGGTTTGAGGTGAGGAGGAGAGAGAATGCGTGCTGGTGGGAAACAGTTATGTTACTGAACACACAACACAAGTCGGAGTGGTCTAAAGAATTACATGTCtcctaacactttttttttttgtaattatttaaaagttaatataatttatgtctTTTAacgtaattatataaaaatattttatattatcggTTGTTTAAGTTGTATAGTCGTTTTTCTTatatagaatataaaataaattaatctttttcctaacttaaattatatttatatgtttaatttttagaaattcGTTACCTAATATTTTTATAGGCCGAAATGCGGTaacaattcaatttattttattcttctataattatttatgaaaaagtttAACTAAAAGAGTACCTTACTCTTGGATCAGAGGAGAATACAGACCCATGTAGTGGATTGCCATAAGCAATACGTCCAACAACGATACTCAAATTTACATGCGAAATCAAAACGAGTACAAAAACAAGTGGCAGTTTACTTCAAAAGCACGAAAAACACTAAGCATGAAAATAACTAAATGGATGATAACCTGATTCACTATTGAAAAGTAGAGAGCTCTCTAAgtcaaatatgaaataaattctttcactgttttttttttttttttgtggagaATGAGTACATTCACGATTCCTTGTTATAATCCAAAATTAGCGGGGGGGGGGGAACACCTTCACTATCATTATATGGCTTTAGTTTATTGACTTAATAATTGCAATTTCAAGTTAATGTTGTGAGCCAGATGGCACGCATgcgttctttctttttaatttaactgTTTCCTGTTACTTGGCTTTCAAAATATTCTGAGGTCGTGCATGTTATGCTTTGAAGATGTTAAGCAAGGACAACCCCACTTTTAGTGAACTAGTTCCCCCGCATAGTGAAGGGATCCGAAGTGCAGGACCATCATTTATGTCCATATGTCGGATGCTCTTATTTTACTCTTATTATTTTCCAGTATTTCGTTTCTGGCTATCCATATCAAGGAGATGCTAAATTTTAGAAGAATAGATAttgatattattagtaattatactGGATGGTTATTTGGCTGATGAAATAGTCGGATACCCCCtccttgattaaaaaataatcatataagtAGAGATGTCAAATTTTCGACTAGTGGAATAGTTGAGTGTCCTTCACAACCCACTAAAAGACAATCTCAGACATCTAGCCACCAGAGTGTCTGAATACTTCCTAGAACATAAATGTCAGATGGCAAGACAAATATAGACCTTGACCTTTTGGTTGGTCGGATGCCCGGATATGCATTTGGCCACCCGAATAATCAAATACTCAATAAAGAGTAAACTCGACATGGATAAATCATGGTCAAGATTATATGAATGATTAAACATCATTATAATGATTAAAGACAAAATACCTAAAGAGGTAATCATGCACTAAGGCCCACATAAGCCTAAGGATCTAGCCTACGTTTGGATTGTTAGATCCTATCAGATTAGTGACTCTCATAAAGAGACACTTTGATTCTTGCACACCCAAACGACTCTTTTAGTCATAAATAAACATGAAGATCAAACTTCATTTATATCCATTCATGTCATCAAATCAACATACAAATCTCAAAATCACATCTCAACATCAACCACCAACGCAATACACAATAACCATTCTAATAGATCACAagacataaaaaattaagaacaatGTCAGCTTCCCTTACCTAATAAGCCGAAAAAACAAACTTTgagaggaagaaatgaaaaaggagAAGGTTTTGGATCCAAGATCAGATATTTCCCATGACCACACAGTCATCACATAGAAGGTCACCACCCAGAACCTATCAAcaaatataaacattaaaacccaaaaaaatGAGCCCTTTCATGAACCCCCATGGGTGCTctatgaaggaaaacaaaaaagaaacttcAAATGGATAGAGAAGAGGATTCCTACCTTTGTACACAAACCTAAACAACAAAAAGGAGTAAGAAAGGTGTTCTCTGGAATAAGGTAAATCAAGGATCCAAGCTTCCAAAAAAAAGAGCCATCttggggaagaagaaagaagcaaGAATGTATGTTTATGAGGTTGGTTCAGATTATGCAAGGGTTTTTGGAAGGTTTATGAATTTTCTTGCTCCCTCTTTTTGCATCCCACAACTCTCCGAGCTCACTCACCTCATACTCATCACTCAAGCCCTACTTACCTAGGCCCGAACAATCTAAAAACCAACTAAGCACACATAAAACATGGCTTAAGCATAAACATTGGTATAAACACCATAAACCATCacctcataattaattaattacaaacacttaagttaaatttaattactcttacaatttaattaaaaccacttaattagaaattataaagatcacAATGTTacactaaaagcctttttatCCTTGGCATCCTTCAAGGCATCAGGGTGCATATTGTAACGCCCTGAAATTTCGCTAACTgtaaatcgatgtttaaatgtatttcttgtgttatttgattatgtgattgacttggatgagttgaggtattgcgtgaattagccatgtgtgatttgcttgatgtggatgttgagttatgtggagttttattgacttaagtcaaaattataagatttcaagttttacctaaacctatttcgataaaaccatgatctcatattcgttaaccattggatcaccTACAAATTTGGACTGTAGGTTCATAATCCAAGTTTTCACGTTTTGACCATTAGGAtttgaaaaattacaatatttgGCATCTCACATAGCGTGAGAAGCACACTAAGTGTAGTTCCAAACTTAGAAGGAATTGTGCTCAACACGAAATGTCGTGCTCAGTGCAATAGGAATTGCGCTCAGAGAGGGGTAGAAGAGTGATCCTTTTCTTCTAAGGACTCAATTAGAAGCTATAAAGTTAGGGAGAGATAGTAGTTTCAATGTGGGATTGGATGGAGTCTTGAGACTTCAAGATAGGATTTGTGTTCCCAATGTGCCCAGACTTAGGAAGATGTCTTAGAGGAAGCACATAGGAACAACCTGAGCATCCACCCtggtgctaccaagatgtatcaAGATCTGAAGATAATATTTTGGTGGCCCAACTTGAAGAGAGAGGTTAATAAGTTTGTGTGGGCATGTTTAGTCTGTTAGAAGGCTAAGATAGAAGATCAGAGACCTTCAGGTAAGTTACAACCCTTGGAGATACCCTAGTGGAAGTGGG is a window encoding:
- the LOC100792208 gene encoding uncharacterized RNA-binding protein C17H9.04c → MSWSGGDWMCGACQHINFKKRDACQSCAYPKFGGPDPTTYRYNSTETLAGDWYCTAMNCGAHNFASRSSCFRCGALKDGYSCRFGGNMDGSGGYGSDCNYPPGWKTGDWICTRIGCGVHNYANRTECFKCKTPRNFGDAD